A window of Littorina saxatilis isolate snail1 linkage group LG7, US_GU_Lsax_2.0, whole genome shotgun sequence contains these coding sequences:
- the LOC138970145 gene encoding uncharacterized protein, with translation MKKLAGTKWGASSNILRQVYTGHVRPVMEYGAAAWATAAKSNTSRLNKVQNASMRIITGGLKTTPIHALEATTRLPSLDHRREEKVIVQYEKLQRLPSHPTHQHTQQLTKNRLKRSSFNHLAKQLERTQTSFLPRTPEEQEPLQDAEEWNSQLSKVLFVTDMPGVTSKREQQDAVLKNLTLEMMHQDYNASVWTHIYTDGSSDGAIKNGGSGILVRYPDGHTLSRSLPAGELSSNYRAELTALREAVSLVSEHPPSHAVFLTDCRSAVQSLQSPKEQLERDTQRLLCTLSQSTNVAVQWIPAHCGLSGNEEADRLAKTGSHLEQTRPTVSYSEAKTLAKEKPKELRLHHSLKTAIVNAGPIQTKTHL, from the coding sequence ATGAAGAAACTGGCTGGCACAAAGTGGGGAGCCAGCAGCAACATCCTCAGACAGGTGTATACGGGacacgtccgccctgtgatggaGTATGGAGCTGCAGCCTGGGCCACAGCTGCGAAGAGCAACACCAGCCGGCTCAACAAAGTGCAGAACGCAAGCATGCGCATCATCACAGGGGGACTGAAAACTACGCCCATACACGCCCTTGAAGCCACCACCAGACTCCCTTCCCTGGACCACCGACGAGAAGAGAAGGTCATCGTGCAGTACGAGAAGCTGCAACGACTCCCCTCTCACCCAACACACCAGCACACCCAACAGCTGACGAAGAACAGGCTGAAAAGAAGCAGCTTCAACCATCTGGCCAAGCAGCTAGAGAGAACCCAAACCAGCTTCCTACCACGCACCCCTGAAGAACAAGAGCCCCTCCAAGACGCTGAAGAGTGGAACAGCCAGCTCAGCAAGGTGCTCTTTGTTACTGACATGCCAGGAGTGACCAGCAAGAGAGAGCAGCAGGACGCAGTCCTCAAGAACCTCACGCTGGAGATGATGCACCAGGACTACAACGCCTCAGTATGGACTCACATCTACACTGACGGGTCCTCAGATGGTGCCATCAAAAACGGAGGAAGCGGGATCCTGGTACGCTACCCAGACGGACACACCCTTTCAAGATCCCTGCCTGCCGGAGAGCTGTCATCCAACTACCGGGCAGAACTCACCGCTCTCAGAGAAGCAGTTAGCCTGGTCAGCGAACACCCACCCTCTCACGCCGTCTTCCTGACCGACTGCAGATCCGCCGTCCAAAGCCTGCAGTCGCCCAAAGAGCAGCTGGAACGAGACACCCAGCGTCTTCTTTGTACTCTCTCCCAGAGCACAAACGTCGCTGTCCAGTGGATCCCTGCTCACTGTGGCCTCTCAGGGAACGAGGAAGCGGACAGACTGGCCAAGACTGGCAGCCatctggagcagacaagaccaacagtctcttacagtgaagccaaaaccctg